The sequence below is a genomic window from Acidobacteriota bacterium.
CATGCTCCTGGAGGTCCTGCGGCGCCTGGGTGCGCGGCCCGAGCAATCCCTGTTCGTGGGGGATACGTGGATGGACGGCCAAATGGCGAGGGACGCGGGTGTGCCCTTTGCCTTCGCGGCCTACGGATACGGGGAGGCCTCCCGTCTGGACGGGATTCCCGTGGCGCGGGTGCTGGAGCGCCCCGAGGACATCGCCGCTCTGGGCGGAGCCCGCCCCTGAAGAGAAAGATTCGGCTCCGTCAGCGCCCTTCTCGCACGCTCAGGGGACCGAGCCCGAGGGCCTGAAGCGGCCCCTCGAGTTCTCTCCGGTCCCCCACGACCACCCAGGAGAGGCGTTCGGGGACGAGCACCTCGGCCCCGGCTTCGATCACCTGCTCCAGCCGTAAAGACCGGAGCGCGGAGAGGAACCGCGCGTGGAAATCGAGGGGGAGCCCGTATCTCCACAGGGCCGCCAGCCCCCCGAGAAGCTGGGCCTGGGTCTCGAAGTTCTGGGGATGCCGCAGGATCAGGTTCTCCCGCGCCTTGACGAACTCCTCCTGGGTGACGGGCGAGCCGGAGAGGATCCGCTCGATCTCCCCGAGGACCTCCCGGATCGAGTCCACCGTCTTGTCCGCCTGCACCGCCGAGCCGAAGACCCACGGGCGGACTCCTGGCTTGGGATCCAGGTAGGCGTGGGCCCCGTAGGTGTACCCCTTGTCCTCCCGGAGGTTCATGTTGATCCGGCTCGTGAACTGCCCCCCGAGGACGGCGTTGAAGACGAGGAAGGCCGGGTCCCTCGGATCCAACCGGGACAGCGCGGGGAGCCCCGCGGAGATGTAGGCCTGGGGGGCTCCAGGTTTGTCCACGAGGAGGAAACCGCCTCCCGGAAGAAACCGATCCGGGTCGGGGTCCTCAGGAGGGGCGCCGGCCGGCGCCCACGATCCGAAGCTGGATTCGGCCGCGGTCAAGGCTTCTTCCCGGCTCACGTCCCCCACGAAGGCGAGGAGCATCCGCCCGGGATGGTACCGATCCCCATGGAACCCCACGGCCTCTTCACGGCGGAAGGACTCCAGGCCGTCCGGATAGCCGTCCGTGGGATGGCCATAAGGCGAGGCCTCGCCGAAGAGGAGGGCCTTGAGGGCGCGGTCCCCCAGTTCCGGGGCCTCGTCCAGGCGCCTGAGGAGGGATGCCAGATGCTCCTTGCGGACGCGTTCCACATCCTCCGGACGGAAATCGGGCCGGAGCAGGACGTCCGACAGGAGGGCCATGCCCTCCCCCAGACGCTCCCGCAACAGGGTGAGGGAGAGAGTCACCTTTTCCGCGTCCACCCGGGTGGCCAGCGCGGTGGCCATGCGCTTCTGCCGTATCGCCAGGGCCACCGCGTCCTGGCCCGCCGCCGCCTCGTCCAGGAGCCCCGCGGTGAAAAAGGCCAGCCCCGGCCGATCGGGGGGATCCTGGGCGCTGCCCGCCTCGAGCACGGCCGCCACGGAGACCAGCGGCACCGTCGGGTCCGTCAGGGTCCAGACGTCGATGCCGTTCTTCAGCCTGTCTCTGCAGACCTCTGGGAAGGCGAAGGGCCGAGCCTCTCCCGCCGCGGGGAGCTTCCCCCGTTCGAGGGCGGAAGGCCGAGGTCGGGCGGGGACGACGGAAACGGCGGCGAAGCCGTCCCGGCGGAGGAACCGGCGCGCCGCGTCCGCCACATCCTCGGCGGACACCCGGGCGTAGCGGTCGAACTCCTTCACGAGGCCGCCGGGATCGCCCCCGAAGACCTCGTAGTAGTTGAGCATGTCGCTTACGCTGCCGAAGCCCCCAACCATCTGGAGGCGTTTCAGAACACCCACGGTGAGGGAATCCACGGCGGCCCGGACCTCTTCGGGCGCCACGCCATCCCGCCCGAGGCGTTCCATCTCCTCCCACAGAGCGTCTTCCGCTCGTTCGAGGGAAATTCCGGGGCGCACCGTCACCACCGCCTGAAACGAGCCCGCGACCTCGCCCGCCAGGTGGCCGCACCAGACCGACTGGGCCAGGTTCTCGTCGATCTGCATCCGCTTCATCAGTCGAGAGTCCTTCCCCGTGGCCAGAACATAGGCCAGGACGGAGAGGGTGGCGTCCTCCGGGGTCAGGTGACAGACCGTGGGCCAGGCCAGGGTGAGGCGCGACAGCTGGACCCGGTCCTCGACCACCTCCCGGAAGGGCTTGCTCAGGATAGGGATCCATGGCGTCACCGGCGAGACCGTCGGGCCCGCGGGAATCTCGCCGAATAGACGACCCACCTGATCGAGCGCCCGCGCGGGATCCACATCGCCCGCAACGCAGAGGGTCGCATTGCTGGGCGTGTAGTACTTGGAGAAAAAGGCGTGGACGTCCTCCAGGGACGCGGCGTCAAGGTCCGCCATGGAACCGATGACGGGATGGTGGTAGGGGTGCCCCTCCGGATAAAGGTTGGCCAGGAGGACTTCCTCGGCCACGCCGTAGGGCTCGTTCTCCACGGTCTGACGCCGTTCGTTCTTCACCACCTCCCGCTGGTTGTCCAACTTCTCCTGGGTCAGGCCGGGGAGGAGCCACCCCATGCGGTCGGCCTCCAGAAAGAGGGCGCGCTCCAGGTAGGACGCCGGTACGACCTCCCAGTAATTGGTCCGGTCCTCCGAGGTGGACCCGTTGAGCCGCGCCCCGACTTCCTCCAGGGAACGGAAGTAATCCTCCGGACTGTGGGCGGACCCCTGGAACATCATGTGCTCGAACAGGTGCGCGAGGCCCGTCCGGCCAGGCTTCTCGTCCTTGCTCCCCACGTGGTACCAGATGTCCACCGCGGCCTGAGGCAGGCGGTGGTCTTCATACAGGATCAGCGTAAGGCCGTTAGGAAGGCGGTGCTTTTCGAAGCGGAGTCGAAATCGGTTCGATGCGTCGGGGGCCATGGGCGAACCTCCTGAGCCGGCGCGGCGGATCGGGTCGGGTGGCGAGTATACCAGAGGAAGCCTCGGTGCGACCTGGGCGCGGCGCGGACCGGCTCCCCTTGCCGGTCTCGAGCGGACATGGTACGTTGAGTCATCTTTGATGGGAGTCCTGACCATGAGAAAATGGCTCGTCGTCCTTCTCGGCGCCACGCTCGTCGTCCTCCTGGCCTCCTGCAACCTGTCAAACCTCATGAAAGGCGGTCAACAGGAGACCAATGAGGTGGCCAACGAACCCGCGTCCCCGCCCGAAACCGAGACGCCTCCGTCCGCCACCACGCCCTCGGGCACCCAGACCACCCGGCCCACCACCCCCTCCACTCAGGGATCGACCCGCCCCACGACCCCGTCCACTCAGGGAACGACCCCGTCCACCCAGCCGGTGACGCCGCCGCCCGCCGAGGTCCGCGAAGCCAAGGCTTTCCTTGGCGTCATCTTCATCACCGACCTCAAGGAGGGCATGTTCCGCGTCAAGTCCGATACGGACACGCTCCTGGATCACAGCTTCTCGGGAAAGGACATCCGGGTTGAGCGGGAACTCAAGGTCCCCGCCGGCACGCAGACCTTGAAATTCATCGTCATCAACAAAGCGGGGGCCCGCGGCATTCGGACCCTCGACGTGAATTACAAGCCCCGCACGCACCATACGGTCCGGGTGGTCTGCAAGGAGTCTCCCGGCAACATCGCCCTGGAGATCCTGGAGTAGACCGGCCGGTTACGGAAACGGGGCGGCCGGCCTTGCAGGCCGGCCGCTTTCGTCTCCGGGGGAACAGTCCGGGGACTGAGGGCGTTTGAGGGAGCAGGGGAGCCTGCCCATGCATCGAGCGAAAGCCGCCCTGGCCGCCGTCTTCGCGTCGTTTCTCCTGGGGGTGGCTCTATGGCCGGACGCCCCCGTCCCCTCCTTTCGCGATAAGATCCAGCCCATTCTGGACAGAGAGTGCGTCGAGTGCCACGGGCCCAAGCGCGCGAAGGCTCGGCTGGATCTCAGCGCGGGCCGCGCCCATTCGAACCTCGTCGGAGTCCCCTCCTCGGAACGG
It includes:
- a CDS encoding pitrilysin family protein; the encoded protein is MAPDASNRFRLRFEKHRLPNGLTLILYEDHRLPQAAVDIWYHVGSKDEKPGRTGLAHLFEHMMFQGSAHSPEDYFRSLEEVGARLNGSTSEDRTNYWEVVPASYLERALFLEADRMGWLLPGLTQEKLDNQREVVKNERRQTVENEPYGVAEEVLLANLYPEGHPYHHPVIGSMADLDAASLEDVHAFFSKYYTPSNATLCVAGDVDPARALDQVGRLFGEIPAGPTVSPVTPWIPILSKPFREVVEDRVQLSRLTLAWPTVCHLTPEDATLSVLAYVLATGKDSRLMKRMQIDENLAQSVWCGHLAGEVAGSFQAVVTVRPGISLERAEDALWEEMERLGRDGVAPEEVRAAVDSLTVGVLKRLQMVGGFGSVSDMLNYYEVFGGDPGGLVKEFDRYARVSAEDVADAARRFLRRDGFAAVSVVPARPRPSALERGKLPAAGEARPFAFPEVCRDRLKNGIDVWTLTDPTVPLVSVAAVLEAGSAQDPPDRPGLAFFTAGLLDEAAAGQDAVALAIRQKRMATALATRVDAEKVTLSLTLLRERLGEGMALLSDVLLRPDFRPEDVERVRKEHLASLLRRLDEAPELGDRALKALLFGEASPYGHPTDGYPDGLESFRREEAVGFHGDRYHPGRMLLAFVGDVSREEALTAAESSFGSWAPAGAPPEDPDPDRFLPGGGFLLVDKPGAPQAYISAGLPALSRLDPRDPAFLVFNAVLGGQFTSRINMNLREDKGYTYGAHAYLDPKPGVRPWVFGSAVQADKTVDSIREVLGEIERILSGSPVTQEEFVKARENLILRHPQNFETQAQLLGGLAALWRYGLPLDFHARFLSALRSLRLEQVIEAGAEVLVPERLSWVVVGDRRELEGPLQALGLGPLSVREGR
- a CDS encoding c-type cytochrome domain-containing protein; translated protein: MHRAKAALAAVFASFLLGVALWPDAPVPSFRDKIQPILDRECVECHGPKRAKARLDLSAGRAHSNLVGVPSSERPEILRVKPGDPEASYLWLKLDHRAPEGSGMPKGLFLSRRLSREDLDLIRLWIQAGAPH